The DNA sequence GATTCGATGGACCAGATCCTCGGCAAGGTCCACGAGGCCGGGCTGACGCTCAAGGCCGGCTGCGGCATCGGTTATGAATTCAGCACCCTGCGCCCGCGCGGCTCCTTCGTTTCCGGGGCTGGCGCGCATACCAGCGGGCCGCTGTCGTTCATGGATATCTTCGACAAGATGTGTTTCACCGTCAGCTCCGCCGGTGGTCGTCGCGGCGCGCAGATGGGCACTTTCGACGTCGGCCATCCGGACGTGCGCGAATTCATACGTGCCAAGCGCGAAGACGGCCGCCTGCGCCAGTTCAACCTCAGCCTGCTGATCACCGATGAATTCATGCAGGCGGTGGAAAACGACGCCGAGTGGCCGCTGATCTTCCCGCTGCACCTCAAGGAAAAGGCCGAGCTGGATCTGGACGACCCCGAGCAGATCGTCTGGCGCGAGTGGCCGAGCCACGAGGGCTACATCGTCCGCGACGATGGCCTAGTCGCCTGCAAGATCTACGGCCGGGTCAAGGCGCGGCACCTGTGGGACATGATCATGGTCTCCACCTACGACTACGCCGAGCCGGGCTTCATCCTCATCGACCGCGTCAACCAGTTGAACAACAACTGGTGGTGCGAGGCGATCCGCGCGACCAATCCCTGTGGCGAGCAACCATTGCCGCCCTATGGGTCCTGCCTGCTGGGTTCGATCAACCTGACCAACTTCGTGATTGATCCATTCGGTGCCGATGCCCGTTTCGACTGGGACAAATACCGCGAAGTGGTGCGTCTGTTCACCCGCATGCTCGACAATGTCGTGGAAATCAATGGCCTGCCGTTGCCGCAGCAGTGTCACGAGATCGAGCAGAAGCGCCGTCACGGTATGGGCTTCCTCGGCCTCGGCTCGACCCTGACGCTGCTCAAACTGCGTTACGGCAGCCCGGAAGCCTGCGTATTTACCGAAGAAGTCGCGCGCGAAATGGCGCTGGTCGGCTGGGAAGAGGCGCTCGAACTGTCGAAGGAGAAGGGGCCGGCGCCCCTGCTTGCCGAGACCTTTGAAGTCACCGCCGAGATGCTGCGCAAGCGCCCGGAAATGAAGAAGCACGGTTACAAGGCCGGCGACCAGGTGCCGGGTCGCGTGCTGCACGCCAAGTATTCGCGTTACATGCAGAAGATCGCCGAATATGCGCCCGAGCTGATCGAGGCGCTGGCCGAGCAGGGCGCGCGCTTCACTCATCACAGCTCCATCGCGCCCACCGGCACCATCAGCCTGAGCCTGGCCAACAACGCCTCCAACGGCATTGAGCCGAGCTTCGCCCATCATTACTCGCGCAACCTGATCCGCGCCGGACGCAAGGCGAAGGAAAAGATCGAGGTGTTCAGCTATGAGTTGCTGGCCTATCGCACTTTGATCAACGAGCGAGCCAAGCCGGGCTCCGACGTGCCGGGCGAGAAGCTGCCCGACTACTTCATCACCGCCGACGACGTCACCCCGACTCAGCATGTCGACATTCAGGCGGCCGCGCAGAAGTGGGTCGACTCGTCGATTTCCAAGACTGCCAACGTGCCCACCGACTATCCGTTCGAGGCCTTCAAGGACATCTACCGCTACGCCTGGCGCCAAGGCCTCAAGGGTTGCACCACCTTCCGCTTCAACCCGGCGGCGTTTCAGGGCGTGCTGGTCAAGGAAGCCGACCTGGAAAAGACCCTTTATCGCTTCGTTCTCGAAGACGGCAGCGTGGTCGAGTTGAAAGGAAATGAAGAGGTCGAATACGACGGCGAGGTCAATTCCGCCGCCAACCTGTTCGATGCCCTCAAAGAAGGCTATTACGGCAAGTATTGAGCCCCGATCAGTAGCCGGGCGGCGCGCGCCGCCCGGATGGAGAACCTGTAATGACCGTCAAGATTACTCAGCGCATCAAGGGCTTCAAGGTTGTCGATGAGACCCTCGAACGCCCCGCCGTAACGCCCGACAGCAACGCCAGCAAGGCGAAGGTGGTGGAGATGGACGAAAGTCTGCAACGCCCGGAAACGCTGGTCGGCATGACCTACAAGATCAAGTCGCCGCTGTTCGAGCACGCACTCTACGTCACCGTTAATGATGTTGTGCTCAACGCCGGTACGCCCCACGAGCAGCGCCGGCCGTTCGAGATCTTCATCAATTCGAAGAACATGGATCATTTCCAATGGATCGTCGCGCTCACTCGGATCATGTCCGCCGTGTTCCGCAAGGGCGGCGACTGCACCTTTTTGGTCGAGGAGCTGAAAGCAGTATTCGATCCGCGTGGCGGCTACCTGAAGAAGGGCGGCGTTTACATGCCGTCCATCGTCGCCGAAATCGGCGGCGTGCTGGAGCGCCATTTGATAGCCATCGGAATGCTCGAAGGTCACGCGCTGGACGAAACCCAGCTCAAATACCTGGCTGAGAAACGCGCCGCCTACGAAGCCAGCCAGGGCGCGGTGGCGGTCGAGCCGGGCGAAGGCTTCCCGGCTGGCGCGCAACTTTGCAACAAGTGCAACACCCAGGCAGTGGTGCAGATGGATGGCTGCGCTACGTGTTTGAATTGCGGGAATTCGAAGTGCGGATGAGCGGGCGTACGTTCAGCTAGTAGCGGGCATACGAACCCGCTGTCATCACCTGCGGTGGTTGCGACAAGCTCGCCAATGCCACCGCCGGAAATGGAAGGCCCGCCGCGGAGGCGGGCCTCTCCCTCAAAAGCGCGCTTATACGTTAGAAAACACTTCGCCCCTGGCTCGGGCCTTGGGGCGGGGCTGCGCCTTCAGCTCACCACTCGATAGCACGGCTCGTAAGGTCGTCCGCCGGGTAGCTTCATCCGATGCTGCAGGACGAACGCCTGCAGCAACTCGTCCAAGGGCTTCATGATCGCCGCGTCGCCGTGGATTTCGTAACGGCCGAACTTTTCGATGCGGCGGATACCCTTGTCCTTCACATTACCGGCAACGATGCCGGAGAACGCCCGGCGCAGGTTTGCCGCCAATTCATGGGGCGGCACGTCGCGGGTCAGGCGCAGGCTGGCCATGTTCTCGTGGGTCGGGTCGAACGGATGCTGGAAACCTTCGTCGATCTTCAGCAGCCAGTTGAAGTGGAAGGCGTCGTTGCGTTCGCGACGGAACTGCTTGACGGCTTTCAGCCCCTCGACCATCTGCCGGGCCACCTCGGCCGGGTCGTCGATGACGATCTGATAGTGGCGCTGGGCTTCTTCGCCGAGTGTCGCGCCGACGAAATCGCGTAGCTGCTGCAGGTAGGGCGCGGCGCTTTCCGGACCGGTGAGGATGACCGGGAAGGGCACGTCGCGGTTGTCCGGATGCAGCAGAATACCCAGCAGATAAAGAAATTCCTCCGCCGTGCCGACACCGCCGGGGAAGATGATGATGCCGTGGCCGACACGGACGAAGGCCTCCAGACGCTTCTCGATATCCGGCAGGATCACTAGTTCATTGACGATCGGGTTCGGCGCTTCGGCGGCAATGATGCCCGGCTCGGTTAGGCCCAGATAGCGGCCGCTGACGATGCGCTGTTTGGCATGGGCGATGGTCGCGCCCTTCATCGGGCCTTTCATCACGCCTGGGCCGCAACCGGTGCAGATGTTCAGGTTGCGCAGGCCCAGCTCGTGGCCGACACGCTTGCTGTACTGGTATTCCTCGGTGCTGATCGAATGCCCGCCCCAGCACACCACCATGTTCGGCTCGATGCCGGAGCGCAGGGTGCGTGCATTACGCAGCAGGTGGAAGACGTAGTCGGTGATGCCGGCGGAACTGCTCAGATCGATACGTGAGCTGCCCAGCTCGCTCTCGGTGTAAACGATGTCGCGCAGTGCACTGAAGAGCATTTCACGCGTGCTGGCGATCATCTGTCCATCGACGAACGCATCGGCGGGCGCGTTGATCAGCTCCAGACGGACGCCGCGGTCCTGCTGATGAATGCGGACCTCGAAGTCGTCGTAGGCCTCCAGGATGGTCTTGGCGTTGTCGATGCGCGCGCCGGTGTTGAGGATCGCCAGGGCGCACTGACGGAATAGTGTATAGGTGCTGCCCGAACTGGCTTCGCTGAGCTGTTGTACTTCTCGCTGGGACAGTGTTTCCAGGCTGCCCTTGGGGGCTACCGAGGCATTGATTACATAGCGTGAGGTCATTCGTTCTGTTCCCTGAAAACAATGCCACCGAGCCAGGCAGGTCAGGTGCATCAGGTTGGTAAGCGCAGCGCGGTGTGGTCGCGCACAGTGCAGTCGTCCAGGCTAGCATCGCGCCAGCTTCTTTAGTGGCGATGCCTGCTTTCAGATCGCCACGACGTCAGCCAGCTGAGACCGGCCATCTTACACCTGCCGCAGCGGCGCGCATGGCAGGGTTCACTTGACGCCCAGGACATGAGAAAGGTTCCGCACGATTAGCCATCGGTTGAGTTGGTTGGTATGCATCCGGCGCGTCTGGCCACCGGACGGTTCGACAGTGTCGGCGCAGTTGGACTGCGCCGCCTTAGTCTGTTTCGTCACAGCAGCGGGGTGCTGCGGCTCACGCCCACCAATAACGCACCGTGTGGAAAAAAATCGGCGCGGCGAAGCATACCGAGTCGAGGCGGTCGAGCATGCCGCCGTGCCCTTCGATCATGTGCCCCCAGTCCTTCACGCCACGGTCGCGCTTGATGGCCGACATCACCAGCCCGCCGAAGAAGCCGAGCAGATTCAGCAGCAGTGCGATCAGCGCCGCCTGCCAGAAGGTGAAAGGCGTGATCCAGAACAGCGCCGCGCCGATCAGCGTTGCCAGCGCGATGCCGCCAACGAAGCCTTCAACGGTTTTCGATGGCGACAGGTTGGGCGCGATCTTGCGCTTGCCGGCGAGCTTGCCGCAGACGTACTGCAGCACGTCGGAGAGTTGCACCACCATCACCAGCCAGGCGATCAGCAACAGGTTGCGGCCTTCGAAACCGGCGATTTCCAGCGTCAGCAGCGCCGGCACATGCGACACGCAGAACACCGCGATCATCAGGCCCCATTGCACCTTCGAGGCACGCTCAAGATAGCGCGTGGTGTCGCCGCCCAGCGAGGCGAGGATCGGCAACAGCAGGAAGATGTACACCGGAATGAAGATCGCGAACAGGCCGTACCAGCCGATACCGACCAGCAGGTATTGCACCGGCAGCACGAAATAGAACGCCGCGACCAATGCCGGATAATCGCTGCGCCGGGTCGGTGCCAGGGTCATGAACTCGCGCAGGGCGAAGAAGGAAACCAGATAGAAAAGGATCACCACCGCCGTGTGCCCGAGCCAGAAAGCGATGCCGATCACCGCGACCATTACCCACCAGGCGTTGATGCGCGCGTTGAGGTTGTCGACTACCGGGTTCTCGGCGTCGCCACTGCGGCGCTTGAGTACGAAGCCGATCAGCGAGGCCAGGGCGAGCAGGGCGCCGATTCCGGCGAACAGCATGAGTGTGTTGTTATCCATGTCAGGCTTCCTCCGGCGCCAGTTCCAGCAGCGCTTGGCGGGCGCGGGGCAGGAAGGCGTCCTTGTCTTCGTTCTCGTCGATGCTCAGCGGCGCGCCGAAACTGACCGTGCACAGCAGCGGCAAGGGCAGCGAGCGGCCCTTCGGCATCACGCGGTTGAGATTGGCGATCCATACCGGGACCAGCTCCACCTCGGGTCGCGCCTGGCCGAGACGGAAGAGCCCGCCCTTGAACGGCAGCAGACCCTCTTCGAGATTGCGTGTGCCCTCCGGAAACAGGATCAGCGAATGCCCTTCATCCAATGCATCGAGCATTGGCTGCAACGGATCGACCGACGGGTCGCGACGCTCACGGTCGACTAGCACGCCGTGAAACACGCGATTGATGATGAAGCGGCGCATCTGTCCCTTCTGCCAGTAATCCGCACCGGCTACCGGTCGGGTTCGTTTGCGCAGGTCGGGCGGCAGGGAGGCCCAGAGCAGCACGAAGTCGCCGTGGCTGGTGTGGTTGGCGAAATAGATACGCTGGGTGCGGGTCGGCGCGCAGCCTAGCCAGAGACTGCGCGTGCCGGTGAGCAGGCGCGCCGCGGAGGTGAGAAGGAAAGCGGACAGGTAGCCGAGCATCTATGGTTCCTCGAGGGCATTGACGGTTGACGGGGCGCAGAGCTGAGCGCAATGAGCAACTTGCGAGAAATCAGGCCGCCGTTTCGTTCAATCCCTGGCATACACGGTTGATCAGCGTGTACAGCGCAAGGGCGGCTATCAGCAGCAATGCGCCATTGATCCAGCTTGCGGGCAACCAGCCGCAGGCCACGCCAGCGGCCAGCACGCCGAAGGCAAAGGCGCGATCGCTTTTGCCCATGGGGCCGTCGTAGCGGCGCGAGGCGCCCACCATCGGACCTAATACGCCGGCGTACTCACTGAACAGCGCCAGCAGGACGACTAGCACCACGGCCATCGCCGAAACGCCTGGCAACAGGGCGAAAGGAAGGTAGAGGATGCTATCCGCGATGACATCGCAGAGCTCGTTGAGATAGGCGCCCAACCGGGACTGCTGGCCGAATTCGCGGGCCAGCATCCCGTCGATGGCATTGAGCGCCATGCGCAGGAGCATCCAGACGGGGATCAAGGCGAAAAGCCAGGCGAGCTCCACCCACAGCGCGACGGCGCCAGCGACCAGTAGCGACAGCACGAGGGCAGCGATGGTCACTTGGTTGGCGGTAATGCCGAGCGCGTGGAGGCGCTGCACCAATGGGCGCAACAGATCCTGGAAGCGTGGCTTGAGCTGATAGATGGAAAGCATCATCGATTCCTTTCGATGTGGGCATGGTGTGCGCGAATGATTGTGCAAGCGGCGAAGCGCGATCAATCGGAGCCGGACTTTGGGGAAAAACAGGGCGCGTGGCAAGTAGGCTCAGCGGTGCGCCGCTGTTTTTGGGAGCTGGTCGGCGTCAATAGTAGAAGGACCCGCTATGGCGCTGGGTTCACTGCGAATTGATGTGCCAGCCAAGTGTCCAACGTTCGGAGATCCACCCCGGGCTTCGGTACATGACTGCTTCAGTTCAGCCAGATCTTCGATGCCTGTGGTCCGGCGATTCCTTGCGGTCGCGGTGTTCCGCCGTGTTCAACCTCTTGGCCTGGCTATTAGAGCGCAAACGGCAATGCGCTATGGCATTGTCGGCGGGCGGCGAGCAGGCGGCGGAATTCTTCAGGGTCCTTGATCAGCACGGGTTGTCCGGCGAAGTTCTGCGCGGCGATCAGGCGCGAGAGCCAGAACCGCACGCCGGCCACGCGCAGCATCGGCTGCCATAGCTCAGCCTCGGCCGGGGTGAAGCGGCGCAGGCTGGAGTAGGCGGCGAGCAATGCCTGGCTGCGTTCATCGTCGAGCTCGCCGTTGGGGTGGCTGCACCAGTCGTTAACCGTGATGGCGATGTCGTAGAGCATCGGCCCGGAGCAGGCGTTATAGAAGTCGATCACGCCGGTCAGGTGCCCCCCCTCGAAGAGCACATTGTCGCGGAACAGATCGGCGTGCAGGTTGGCGCGGGGCAAGGCGAGGATCTTCGGCTTCAGCTCGGCGATTTCCGTCAGGCTTTCGCGCAGTAGCGGTAGCTGGTCCTCCGGCAGTCCCATGGCAATGCTGGGGCCTTCTTCCTGCATCCAGTCCAGGCCGCGGTCGCTGCGTCGCTCGAGGATGTGTTCGCGCGTCGCCAGATGCAGGCGCGCCAGCAGCCGGCCCACTTCGCTGCAGTGGTGGGGATTGGGCACCGCCACGTGCCGGCCCGGCAAGCGCGGTTGCAGCAGCGCCGGCTTGCCTGCCAGGTTGCGCAGGGCTTCGCCGTCCCGGGTGTGTAACGCGTAGGGCACCGGCAGGCCGGCTCGGTGCAGTACCTCGAGCAGCTCGATGAAGAACGGCAGGTCCTGGGTCGGGCCGCGCTCAACCAGGGTCAGAACGTACTGGCCCTGTTCCAGGCTGACGAAGAAATTGCTGTTCTCGCTGCCTGCGGCGATGCCCTCGAATTCTTGCAGACGTCCCAGTTGATAGGGCGCCAGAAAGGCTTCCAGTTCTTCGTGTTGCAGCGGGGTGAATACCGACATGAGTGGCCTTCCGTTATCGTCGTCGCGGCGTTACCAGCTGAAGATTTCCCAGGCAGGGATCAGCATGTCCGGGCGGTCGGCGCGGATGAAGTTGCTATCGCCATCGGCGCGCACCAGGAAGTAGGGCTTGCCGTTCTTGGGCGTGATCTTCACAGCATAGAGGAAGCCATTGACCCGGTATTCCTCAACGGTCCGGTCGCCCTCCTGGCGAATGGTCACATCGGGCTCACCCTCGACCGACTCCTGGGCAAAACCGGTCAGCGGCACGAGCGCCAGCAGGCCGGCAAGCATCAGAGGTTTGAGCGTACGCATGATAACCTTGCCCTTTGTCGTCAAATGGTCCCTGCATTCTAGCCCCGGACCCGCCGAAAAGGTTGATCCCGCTCATGAGTCAAACGCCCCTGGTTCTGGTGGACGGTTCGTCCTACCTCTATCGCGCCTTCCATGCCCTGCCGCCGCTGACCACCTCGACCGGCAAACCCACCGGCGCGGTGAAGGGTGTGCTGAACATGCTGCTGTCGCTGCGCCGACAATATCCGGACAGCCCCTTCGCGGTGGTCTTCGATGCCAAGGGGCCGACGTTCCGCGACACGTTGTTCGCCGAATACAAATCCCATCGCCCACCGATGCCGGACGACCTGCGTGGTCAGGTCGAGCCACTGCATGCCAGCGTTCGCGCGCTCGGCATGCCGCTGTTGTGCGTGGACGGGGTCGAGGCCGACGACGTGATCGGCACCTTGGCGCGCCAATGCGCAGCCCTCCAGCGCGACGTCGTCATCTCCACTGGCGACAAGGACATGGCGCAGCTGGTCTGCCCGCATGTCACGCTGGTCAACACCATGACCGGCAGCGTCTATGACATCGAGGGTGTACGGACCAAGTTCGGCGTCGGTCCCGAGCTGATCATCGATTTCCTCGCGCTGATGGGCGACAAGGTTGACAACATCCCCGGCGTGCCCGGCGTTGGCGAGAAGACCGCCTGCGGCTTGCTCAATGGCATTCCCGGCGGTCTGAAGGGGCTTTACGAGAACCTCGAAAAAGTCTGCGATTTGCCGATTCGCGGTGCCAAGTCGCTGGCCGCCAAGCTCGAAGAACACCGCGATGCGGCGTTCATGTCCTATGAGCTGGCGACGATCAAGATCGACGTGCCGCTGGATGTGCAGGTGGCCGATCTAATGCCGGGCGAACCGCATCGCGAGGCGTTGATCGCGCTGTACCGCGAGCTGGAATTCAAACAGTGGCTCGACGAGCTGCTGCGCGAGGCCAAGGCGGCGAACTGCGAAGTTACGCCTGAGGAATGCTCGATCCAGGCGGAAGCCGAGTACGACACTGTTCTCGATCAGGCCGAATTCGACGCCTGGCTGGCGCGTCTGCAGGCTGCCGACTGCTTCGCCTTCGATACCGAGACCACCAGCATCGATGCGCAGAAGGCACAGCTGGTGGGCGTTTCATTCGCCATCGAGACCGGCAAGGCCGCCTACGTGCCGCTGTGTCACAGTTATATGGGGGTGCCGCAGCAGCTCGACCGTGACGCGGTGCTCGCTGCCCTCAAACCGCTGCTGGAAGACCCGGCCAAACGCAAGATCTGCCAGCACGGCAAGTACGACATGAACGTGCTGATGCACTACGGTATCGAAATGCGCGGCATGAGCTGCGACACCATGCTCGAATCCTACGTGCTGGACGCCACCGCGACCCGTCACGACATGGACAGCCTGGCGCTGAAATATCTCGGCCGCGGCACCATCCGCTTCGAGGACATAGCCGGCAAGGGCGCCAAGCAGCTGACCTTCGACCAGATCGCCATCGAACAGGCCGGACCCTACGCGGCCGAAGATGCCGACGTTACTCTGCGCCTGCACCAGACACTGATGGAAAGGCTCGAAGCCACGCCGTCGCTGCTCAAGGTACTGAACGAGATCGAGATGCCGTTGGTTCCGGTGCTGGCGCGTATCGAGCGCAACGGTGCGCTGGTCGACGCCAATCTGCTCGGGCTGCAGAGCGTCGAGCTGGGCGAAAAACTCGTCGCTCTAGAGCGTGAGGCTTATGACATCGCTGGCGAGGAGTTCAACCTCGGTTCGCCCAAACAGCTGTGCGCCATCCTCTATGAAAAGCTCGGCTGTCCGGTATTGTCGAAGACCGCTGGAGGCCAGCCCTCGACCGCCGAAAGTGTGCTGGCTGACCTTGCCGATAAGGATTACCCGCTGCCCAAGGTGATCATGCAGCACCGCTCCCTGAGCAAGCTCAAGGGCACCTACACCGACAAGCTGCCGCAGCAGATCAACCCGCGCACCGGGCGTATCCACACCAGCTATCACCAGGCGGTAACGGCGACCGGCCGGTTGTCTTCGTCGGACCCGAATCTGCAGAACATCCCGATCAGAACGGCTGAAGGGCGGCGCATCCGCCAGGCTTTCGTCGCGGCACCCGGCTACAAGCTGCTGGCCGCCGACTACTCGCAGATCGAACTACGCATCATGGCCCATCTGGCCCAGGATGAAGGGTTGCTGCATGCTTTCCAGAACGATCTGGATGTCCACCGCGCCACCGCCGCCGAGGTCTTCGGCGTATCGCTGGATGAGGTGAGCAACGACCAGCGCCGCAGCGCCAAGGCAATCAACTTCGGTCTGATCTACGGCATGAGCGCCTTCGGCCTGGCCAAGCAGATCGACGTCGCGCGCGGCGAAGCGCAGGCCTATATCGATCGCTACTTCGCGCGCTACCCCGGCGTGCTCGCCTACATGGAGCGCACTCGTACCCAGGCCGCCGAGCAGGGCTACGTGGAGACCCTGTTTGGGCGCCGGCTGTACCTGCCGGAAATCAACTCCAAGAACGGCGCCATGCGCAAGGGTGCCGAGCGCACCGCGATCAACGCGCCGATGCAGGGCACCGCGGCGGACATCATCAAGCGCGCCATGATTAGTGTGGACAACTGGCTGCAGAACAGCGGCCTGGATGCACGGGTGATCCTGCAGGTGCACGACGAACTGGTGTTGGAAGTGCGCGAGGATCTGGTCGAGCAGGTGCGCGCAGCCATCTGCCCGCTGATGAGCCAGGCCGCCGAGCTGGACGTGCCGCTGTTGGTGGAAGCGGGCGTGGGCGACAACTGGGACGAGGCGCACTGAAGGGGCGCAGACGAAGCGAGACGAAATTATTTTTTCTGACTCATTGAACTCATGACGCAAAAGGCGAGTCATAGGCTTCGGAGGGTGTCAAAACCCTTCGATGCTCCTTGTTGTGTTAAGTGTTGGCAGATCATCTGGACCTCGCCCTAGCGGTCCGGATTTGGAACCTCGAACTTCCCCCTCCCCCAACGAAGTTCGAGGTTTTTTTTCGCCTGGACAAAACACCGGCCCAGACGAGTCTTCGCGCTCGTCCGGCTGTGCTTTGACGAACCACATTTCAACGTCCCTTCTTCTTGGCGGCGAACACCTGTGTTGGCTGCAGATATCACTGCGAGAACCGCTGATCGCCAGCCATCGCAGCGCCTGATTAGGCGCTAAAAAAGCAAAATGAAATTAATGGAAAAGCCATTTGCTAGGCTGCGAATCTTAGACTAACGTCCAAAAGTGAATTATGAATTCATTTTGATCAGTCAGCTGCGCGCCCGGCAAATGCAGGGAGTTCTACTCGTCACTCTTCCCGTTCGATAGCTGCAAAAGAACAGCAACGAACTGACCGAACGGGAAAGAAATTCGGGCTTTGCGGCGTTGGGTACCAACAAAAATAACAATGAGTGGAGATCCACATGAAAGGCTCAAAGAAAGCGCTTCTTGCATCAGTACTGGCCCTCGGCGTTTCGGTAGCACAGGCTGCTGATACCCAAATCAAATTCGGCCATGTGGGCGGGCCAGGCTCCCTATTCGAGATAACAGCTAACGAATTCGCTCGGATCGCTAACGAAAAACTGGATGGGTATGAGGTTGTGCCTTACGGCTCCAGTCAGCTCGGTAGCGATTCGCAAATGCTAAACAAGCTCAAGTTAGGCACGCTCGATCTCGCATTGCCCTCCACGGTCATGAGCAGCGTCAGCCCCGAGTTCTCGCTGTTCGAAATGCCGTACCTGATCAAGGATCGGGAACACATGAAGAAGGTTCGCGACGAAGTAGTGCGCGATGTCATGTACACAGCGGCGGAAAAAAGGAACCTGAATATCATTGCCGTGTGGGAAAACGGCAGCCGGCAGATCACCAATAACAGCCGTCCGATCATAGTACCCAAAGATCTCGAAGGGCTAAAGCTAAGAACGCCGAACGGGATCTGGCGCGTTGAAATGTTCAAGGGCTACGGCGCTAATCCTGCGCCCATGGCGCTCTCCGAAGCCTTCGTTGCATTGCAGACCGGCGCGATGGATGGCCAGGAAAACCCGCTCGTCCAGATTTACTCGCAGCGCTTCCATGAGGTTCAACGCTTTCTTTCCTTGTCCAACCATGTCTACACCCCGGCGTTTGTGGTGGCAGGCGCCAGCTGGAAGCGTTTGCCGGAAGAGGTGAGAACAGTGCTGTCGGATGCAGCGATGGAAGTTGAAGACTTTGCTCTAAAGCAAGGCGAGGAGCTCGATAACAGCCTTGTCGAAAAGATGAAAGAGGCTGGCATGGAGGTCAACGAGGTCGACCAGCAAGCGTTTATTGACGGCTCGGATGCAATTTATGCGAAGTTTTCCGAGGAAGTTGATGGCGGCAAAGAAATGCTGGAAAAAGTAAGGCAGCTCCGCGACTGATAGGTGATATCTCCGTTGTGCATGACTTGCTCATCCCGCAAGTCATGCACGGAACAATTGAGGGTCGATATATCAGGAGGAGCTGATGAGCTCTTTTAAAAAAGGTTACTTCAAGCTTCTTGAAGTCATCGTTGTAATCAATATCATCGCGCTGGCAGCGGTTGTTACAATTGGCTTTGTTTCACGCCTGGTCGGTTCGCCCTTTAGCTGGTACGACGAAGTTGCATCCGTAGGATTGGCTTGGCTGACCTATTACGGAGCCGCACTGGCTGCGGCAAAGGGCGCCCACATAGGCTGCCCAAGTGTCATTAATTACTTCTCCCCCAAGGTACGGCTGCCGATTGCACTTATCGCAGAGGCGATCACGATCGGTTTTTTCGTACTGCTCGCATATACCGGCATGCAGGTAGTGACCATTCTCGAAGGCTCAACGCTGGTCAGCCTGACCAACGTTTCGCTGCAGCTTACGCAATCAGTTATCCCGATTGGTGCA is a window from the Pseudomonas sp. MTM4 genome containing:
- a CDS encoding adenosylcobalamin-dependent ribonucleoside-diphosphate reductase; translated protein: MAKTDGPITADSKTTAGIALQAASEDIWAQKYRLTDKDGTPVDDSVDATWQRVARALADVESQDKREHWYERFLWALRNGAIPAGRIISNAGAQDYKPATSTINCTVSGTIDDSMDQILGKVHEAGLTLKAGCGIGYEFSTLRPRGSFVSGAGAHTSGPLSFMDIFDKMCFTVSSAGGRRGAQMGTFDVGHPDVREFIRAKREDGRLRQFNLSLLITDEFMQAVENDAEWPLIFPLHLKEKAELDLDDPEQIVWREWPSHEGYIVRDDGLVACKIYGRVKARHLWDMIMVSTYDYAEPGFILIDRVNQLNNNWWCEAIRATNPCGEQPLPPYGSCLLGSINLTNFVIDPFGADARFDWDKYREVVRLFTRMLDNVVEINGLPLPQQCHEIEQKRRHGMGFLGLGSTLTLLKLRYGSPEACVFTEEVAREMALVGWEEALELSKEKGPAPLLAETFEVTAEMLRKRPEMKKHGYKAGDQVPGRVLHAKYSRYMQKIAEYAPELIEALAEQGARFTHHSSIAPTGTISLSLANNASNGIEPSFAHHYSRNLIRAGRKAKEKIEVFSYELLAYRTLINERAKPGSDVPGEKLPDYFITADDVTPTQHVDIQAAAQKWVDSSISKTANVPTDYPFEAFKDIYRYAWRQGLKGCTTFRFNPAAFQGVLVKEADLEKTLYRFVLEDGSVVELKGNEEVEYDGEVNSAANLFDALKEGYYGKY
- a CDS encoding NrdJb; translated protein: MTVKITQRIKGFKVVDETLERPAVTPDSNASKAKVVEMDESLQRPETLVGMTYKIKSPLFEHALYVTVNDVVLNAGTPHEQRRPFEIFINSKNMDHFQWIVALTRIMSAVFRKGGDCTFLVEELKAVFDPRGGYLKKGGVYMPSIVAEIGGVLERHLIAIGMLEGHALDETQLKYLAEKRAAYEASQGAVAVEPGEGFPAGAQLCNKCNTQAVVQMDGCATCLNCGNSKCG
- the ppnN gene encoding nucleotide 5'-monophosphate nucleosidase PpnN, producing the protein MTSRYVINASVAPKGSLETLSQREVQQLSEASSGSTYTLFRQCALAILNTGARIDNAKTILEAYDDFEVRIHQQDRGVRLELINAPADAFVDGQMIASTREMLFSALRDIVYTESELGSSRIDLSSSAGITDYVFHLLRNARTLRSGIEPNMVVCWGGHSISTEEYQYSKRVGHELGLRNLNICTGCGPGVMKGPMKGATIAHAKQRIVSGRYLGLTEPGIIAAEAPNPIVNELVILPDIEKRLEAFVRVGHGIIIFPGGVGTAEEFLYLLGILLHPDNRDVPFPVILTGPESAAPYLQQLRDFVGATLGEEAQRHYQIVIDDPAEVARQMVEGLKAVKQFRRERNDAFHFNWLLKIDEGFQHPFDPTHENMASLRLTRDVPPHELAANLRRAFSGIVAGNVKDKGIRRIEKFGRYEIHGDAAIMKPLDELLQAFVLQHRMKLPGGRPYEPCYRVVS
- a CDS encoding phosphatidate cytidylyltransferase, which encodes MDNNTLMLFAGIGALLALASLIGFVLKRRSGDAENPVVDNLNARINAWWVMVAVIGIAFWLGHTAVVILFYLVSFFALREFMTLAPTRRSDYPALVAAFYFVLPVQYLLVGIGWYGLFAIFIPVYIFLLLPILASLGGDTTRYLERASKVQWGLMIAVFCVSHVPALLTLEIAGFEGRNLLLIAWLVMVVQLSDVLQYVCGKLAGKRKIAPNLSPSKTVEGFVGGIALATLIGAALFWITPFTFWQAALIALLLNLLGFFGGLVMSAIKRDRGVKDWGHMIEGHGGMLDRLDSVCFAAPIFFHTVRYWWA
- a CDS encoding 1-acyl-sn-glycerol-3-phosphate acyltransferase, which translates into the protein MLGYLSAFLLTSAARLLTGTRSLWLGCAPTRTQRIYFANHTSHGDFVLLWASLPPDLRKRTRPVAGADYWQKGQMRRFIINRVFHGVLVDRERRDPSVDPLQPMLDALDEGHSLILFPEGTRNLEEGLLPFKGGLFRLGQARPEVELVPVWIANLNRVMPKGRSLPLPLLCTVSFGAPLSIDENEDKDAFLPRARQALLELAPEEA
- a CDS encoding CDP-alcohol phosphatidyltransferase family protein, with protein sequence MLSIYQLKPRFQDLLRPLVQRLHALGITANQVTIAALVLSLLVAGAVALWVELAWLFALIPVWMLLRMALNAIDGMLAREFGQQSRLGAYLNELCDVIADSILYLPFALLPGVSAMAVVLVVLLALFSEYAGVLGPMVGASRRYDGPMGKSDRAFAFGVLAAGVACGWLPASWINGALLLIAALALYTLINRVCQGLNETAA